One genomic window of Luteitalea pratensis includes the following:
- a CDS encoding BON domain-containing protein, producing MIRHLHFAGAGLLLLALSGAARAEDIPERKDFQVFQGVARQVQQYVNFTVFDSVNATVQDGVVTLTGKVTMPFKVEDLTRRVSRVEGVRKVDNQIQVLPVSRFDEELRLRIARAIYGNPSFWHYASMANPPIHIVVDQGRVKLEGTVNNHVERMLAQSLAIGFGEFSVENGLKTDAERQVELEQID from the coding sequence ATGATTCGCCATCTTCATTTCGCAGGTGCAGGTCTTCTCCTCCTTGCGCTCTCGGGCGCGGCTCGCGCCGAAGACATCCCCGAGCGCAAGGACTTCCAGGTATTCCAGGGCGTCGCGCGCCAGGTGCAGCAGTACGTCAACTTCACCGTGTTCGACAGCGTGAACGCCACCGTCCAGGACGGCGTGGTCACGCTCACTGGCAAGGTGACGATGCCGTTCAAGGTGGAGGACCTGACGCGGCGTGTCTCGCGCGTCGAGGGCGTCCGCAAGGTGGACAACCAGATCCAGGTGCTGCCCGTGTCGCGCTTCGACGAGGAGTTGCGATTGCGCATCGCCCGGGCCATTTACGGCAACCCGTCCTTCTGGCATTACGCGTCGATGGCCAACCCGCCGATCCACATCGTCGTGGACCAGGGGCGGGTGAAGCTCGAGGGCACCGTCAACAACCACGTCGAGCGGATGCTCGCGCAGTCACTGGCCATCGGCTTCGGCGAGTTCTCGGTAGAGAACGGCCTGAAGACAGACGCGGAACGACAGGTCGAACTCGAGCAGATCGACTGA
- the polA gene encoding DNA polymerase I, whose protein sequence is MPERPILFLIDGNNQMYRAYHAIRGLTGPDGKSTNAVYGFVTMLRKLIADHEPSYVATAFDLAGPTFRSALQADYKANRSPMPADLVEQVPLVHDACEAMGVRILTHTDYEADDVIATLATRAIAHGFDAAIVTGDKDFFQMVDGHVRVYNPRDEGTWYDGGGVQEKFGVRPDQVVDVLALMGDAIDNVKGVPGIGEKGARELIAQHGSLDALLAAAAGLPQKRYREALTAHAEDARLSREMVRLHCDVPVEIDLEALRYVGPDQRRCYELFSRLGFKSLVTEFAPTAADVVRTFSTCGDSEDLRELATHIRQAGRCSVYLVTDGAPAMQASLVGLSVGTGDGRAAYVPLAHTSLDACPNLASQAVRDVIGPLLADPSVQKTGHDLKAMTLVLARHGLALEGVHDDVMLASYVHDASSAAHAVESLALERLGYKAMDSEVLRGKGVKALAMSQVAVEAMTTWACERADLAMQLTTDLRTTLDGEGLTDIYEEFELALLPALCAIEQAGIRVDTGVLAGLSTRMDAELEARSARIFALAGMTFNINSPRQLGEVLFEKMHLPVLKRTGKDRTASTAAEVLEELAASHDIAREILDWRAMMKLKGTYVDALPQLVHRTTGRVHTTFNQAVAATGRLSSSDPNLQNIPIRTELGREIRGAFVAEAGHVLISADYSQIELRVLAHMAQEQSLIDAFRRGDDIHDQTSAKVFGENSGLSSHELRRRAKIINYALLYGKTAFTLAKDIGVTQQAAQAFIDAYFAGYPSVRQFIDETIAKARDTGVVSTLFGRRRRVPELTSRNGQIRAAAERVTVNLPIQGTAADILKRAMIDLHQALPSIHGLRMILTVHDELVFEAPEGAAEEAAALVKHHMEHAVPLDVPLDVDVGVGHTWKDAKA, encoded by the coding sequence GTGCCAGAACGTCCGATCCTGTTCCTCATCGACGGCAACAACCAGATGTACCGCGCGTATCACGCGATCCGCGGGCTGACCGGACCTGACGGCAAGTCGACCAACGCGGTCTACGGCTTCGTGACGATGCTGCGCAAGCTGATCGCCGACCACGAGCCCTCGTACGTCGCGACGGCGTTCGACCTCGCCGGTCCGACCTTCCGCTCCGCGCTGCAGGCCGACTACAAGGCCAACCGCTCGCCCATGCCGGCAGACCTCGTGGAGCAGGTGCCGCTGGTGCACGACGCGTGCGAGGCGATGGGCGTGCGGATCCTCACGCACACCGACTACGAGGCCGACGATGTGATCGCCACGCTGGCCACGCGCGCCATCGCGCATGGCTTCGACGCGGCGATCGTCACCGGCGACAAGGATTTCTTCCAGATGGTCGACGGCCACGTGCGCGTGTACAACCCGCGCGACGAGGGCACGTGGTACGACGGCGGCGGGGTGCAGGAGAAGTTCGGCGTCCGCCCCGACCAGGTCGTCGACGTGCTCGCCCTGATGGGCGATGCCATCGACAACGTGAAGGGCGTGCCCGGCATTGGCGAGAAGGGCGCGCGTGAGTTGATCGCCCAGCACGGATCGCTCGACGCGCTGCTCGCTGCGGCGGCGGGCCTGCCGCAGAAGCGCTACCGGGAGGCGCTCACCGCTCACGCCGAGGACGCGCGCCTCAGTCGCGAGATGGTGCGCCTGCACTGTGACGTGCCGGTGGAGATCGATCTCGAGGCGCTCCGCTACGTCGGACCTGACCAGCGCCGCTGCTATGAGCTGTTCAGCAGGCTGGGCTTCAAGTCGTTGGTCACGGAGTTCGCACCGACGGCCGCCGACGTCGTGCGTACGTTCAGCACCTGCGGCGACTCCGAGGACCTCCGCGAGCTCGCGACCCACATCCGGCAGGCCGGCCGCTGCTCGGTCTACCTGGTGACCGATGGGGCGCCGGCGATGCAGGCATCGCTGGTCGGCCTGAGTGTCGGCACCGGTGACGGACGCGCGGCCTACGTCCCGCTCGCGCACACGTCCCTCGATGCCTGCCCGAACCTTGCCTCCCAGGCCGTGCGCGACGTGATCGGCCCATTGCTCGCCGATCCATCCGTGCAGAAGACGGGCCACGACCTGAAGGCGATGACGCTCGTGCTCGCCAGGCATGGCCTCGCGCTCGAAGGCGTGCACGACGACGTGATGCTCGCAAGTTACGTGCACGATGCCTCGAGCGCGGCACACGCGGTCGAATCACTCGCGCTCGAGCGCCTCGGCTACAAGGCGATGGACAGCGAGGTGCTGCGTGGCAAGGGCGTGAAGGCGCTCGCGATGTCGCAAGTGGCGGTGGAGGCGATGACCACGTGGGCCTGCGAGCGCGCCGACCTTGCCATGCAGCTGACGACGGATCTGCGGACGACGCTCGACGGTGAGGGCCTCACCGACATCTACGAGGAGTTCGAGCTCGCGTTGCTGCCGGCGTTGTGCGCCATCGAGCAGGCGGGCATCCGCGTCGACACCGGTGTGCTGGCCGGGCTCTCGACACGAATGGACGCCGAGCTCGAGGCCCGGTCTGCCCGCATCTTCGCGCTCGCGGGGATGACCTTCAACATCAATTCGCCCAGGCAGCTCGGAGAAGTGCTCTTCGAGAAGATGCACCTGCCGGTCCTGAAGCGCACCGGCAAGGACCGCACGGCGTCAACGGCGGCGGAGGTGCTCGAGGAGCTCGCGGCCTCGCACGACATCGCGCGTGAAATCCTCGACTGGCGCGCGATGATGAAGCTGAAGGGCACCTACGTGGATGCACTGCCGCAGCTCGTGCATCGCACGACCGGCCGGGTCCACACCACCTTCAACCAGGCGGTCGCTGCCACGGGTCGGCTGAGCAGCAGCGACCCGAACCTGCAGAACATCCCGATCCGCACCGAACTCGGTCGCGAGATTCGCGGCGCCTTCGTCGCCGAGGCGGGCCACGTCCTGATCTCGGCCGACTACTCGCAAATCGAGTTGCGTGTCCTCGCCCACATGGCGCAGGAGCAGAGTCTCATCGACGCATTCCGCCGCGGCGACGACATCCACGACCAGACCTCTGCCAAGGTGTTCGGCGAGAACAGCGGCCTCTCGTCCCACGAGTTGCGGCGGCGCGCAAAGATCATCAACTACGCACTGCTCTACGGCAAGACCGCGTTCACGCTCGCCAAGGACATCGGCGTCACGCAGCAGGCGGCCCAGGCCTTCATCGATGCGTACTTCGCGGGTTACCCGTCGGTGCGCCAGTTCATCGACGAGACGATTGCGAAGGCCCGCGACACGGGTGTCGTCAGCACGCTGTTCGGTCGCCGCCGCCGTGTCCCCGAACTCACGAGCCGCAACGGCCAGATCCGCGCCGCAGCCGAACGCGTGACCGTGAACCTGCCGATTCAAGGCACCGCCGCCGACATCCTGAAGCGGGCGATGATCGACCTGCACCAGGCACTCCCCTCGATCCACGGCCTGCGGATGATCCTGACGGTGCACGACGAACTGGTCTTCGAGGCCCCGGAGGGAGCAGCCGAGGAAGCGGCCGCGCTGGTGAAGCACCACATGGAGCACGCCGTACCGCTCGACGTGCCGCTCGACGTCGACGTGGGGGTCGGACACACGTGGAAGGATGCCAAGGCGTGA
- a CDS encoding heparinase II/III domain-containing protein: MTRGRIDRRTCLGALAAPMVIPARGRAAAMDAGDGRAGSPSPANADDGADAQDSPPSQATAATTPRLLFTRDELSRMRARAGHPRLSRFRDAVIARATATLTAPPLVPSITMRGEPDPPGEDKGLSCARALQGRVFTLGMAWEITGERRYLEHATVQLEQAVRDWRIWVDTAHQPPFDLMTGELSLTFGIALDWLLQANDAARRASIVNGVVGRGLDAYLAAIERPTPPGWHTAPHNWNTVCNGGAVVLALALQASIADRPRPENGAYGRAGDEAGGAAEASLADKVARVLQKAVPAMEHYWDHLRDDGGWDEGTGYWRYGHRYALMAAEALRRSGNPAGDAVFARAGVRRTGYFPLVFNPGTRLAAGFGDSNSRAYDPIFYFLGARYRDAAFIWYQDRAPLDTERVGWPDAALALIWRPVDEPWLPENTPNYTPHLPAAAVFEGIGWALLAPRQPDPPHFLSFKNGSLAANHTHLDLNHVSVGVGDEMLLIELGNRPYPADYFRADRRYGYYEIGTRGHNTVLVGGRGQVHGRKGRLLPLIERGDLRILSGVADDAYELSAPVARRHVCTLDDGQVYLVIDQIETTEAQPIELRWHTGGDWTIGDGGSALVTSGAARGAMRMLAASGIPSMSVAAADGWIRPVSVLRVECPASTRHLVATVVVPGATEAPSMSMASSRDGASAWVRIGPREIAFTLNQSGFRLRESRASAEHH; this comes from the coding sequence GTGACACGCGGCCGCATCGATCGTCGCACGTGCCTGGGCGCGCTCGCCGCCCCCATGGTCATACCGGCACGTGGTCGCGCGGCGGCCATGGACGCGGGCGACGGTAGGGCCGGCTCTCCGAGCCCGGCCAATGCCGACGACGGCGCTGACGCCCAAGACAGCCCGCCTTCCCAGGCGACGGCCGCCACCACACCGCGGCTGCTGTTCACGCGCGACGAGCTGTCGCGCATGCGCGCACGGGCCGGCCACCCGCGGCTGTCACGCTTCCGCGACGCCGTGATTGCCCGCGCGACGGCGACGCTGACCGCTCCCCCCCTCGTGCCGTCGATCACCATGCGCGGCGAGCCGGATCCACCGGGCGAAGACAAGGGCCTGTCCTGCGCGCGAGCGCTGCAGGGTCGTGTGTTCACGCTCGGGATGGCCTGGGAGATCACGGGAGAGCGGCGCTATCTCGAGCACGCGACCGTGCAACTCGAACAGGCCGTCCGCGACTGGCGCATCTGGGTGGACACGGCGCACCAGCCGCCGTTCGACCTGATGACGGGTGAGCTGTCGCTGACGTTTGGCATCGCCCTCGACTGGCTGCTGCAGGCCAATGACGCCGCGCGCCGCGCCTCCATCGTCAACGGCGTCGTCGGACGTGGCCTCGATGCGTACCTGGCTGCGATCGAGCGTCCGACGCCACCCGGCTGGCACACCGCGCCGCACAACTGGAACACCGTCTGCAACGGTGGGGCGGTCGTGTTGGCGCTGGCACTGCAGGCCTCGATTGCCGACAGGCCGCGCCCGGAGAACGGGGCCTACGGGCGCGCAGGCGACGAGGCTGGTGGAGCCGCCGAGGCCTCCCTCGCAGACAAGGTCGCGCGGGTGCTGCAGAAGGCGGTCCCGGCGATGGAGCACTACTGGGATCATCTGCGCGACGACGGCGGGTGGGACGAGGGGACGGGCTACTGGCGTTATGGGCATCGCTACGCGCTGATGGCGGCCGAGGCCCTGCGGCGATCCGGCAATCCGGCAGGTGACGCGGTGTTCGCGCGAGCGGGGGTGCGCCGGACCGGCTACTTTCCGCTCGTGTTCAATCCGGGTACGCGACTGGCGGCCGGCTTCGGCGATTCGAACAGTCGCGCCTACGATCCGATCTTCTATTTCCTTGGCGCGCGCTACCGCGATGCCGCGTTCATCTGGTACCAGGACCGGGCACCACTCGATACCGAGCGCGTCGGCTGGCCTGACGCGGCACTGGCGCTGATCTGGCGTCCCGTCGACGAGCCGTGGCTGCCTGAGAACACGCCGAACTACACGCCGCACCTGCCCGCCGCGGCGGTGTTCGAAGGCATCGGTTGGGCGCTGCTCGCGCCGAGGCAACCCGACCCTCCGCACTTCCTGTCGTTCAAGAACGGATCGCTTGCAGCCAATCACACGCACCTGGATCTGAATCACGTGAGTGTCGGCGTCGGCGACGAGATGCTGCTCATCGAACTCGGCAATCGACCGTATCCAGCCGACTACTTCCGGGCCGACCGCCGCTACGGCTACTACGAGATCGGCACGCGTGGCCACAACACGGTGCTGGTGGGCGGGCGCGGACAGGTTCACGGACGCAAGGGGCGTCTGCTACCGCTGATCGAGCGGGGTGACCTCCGCATCCTCAGCGGGGTCGCCGATGATGCCTACGAGTTGTCCGCACCAGTTGCGAGACGCCATGTATGCACGCTCGACGACGGCCAGGTGTACCTCGTCATCGATCAGATCGAGACAACAGAGGCGCAGCCGATCGAGCTGCGGTGGCATACGGGTGGAGACTGGACGATCGGCGACGGCGGCAGCGCGCTGGTGACGAGCGGCGCTGCCCGGGGTGCGATGCGAATGCTCGCCGCCAGCGGGATACCCTCGATGTCGGTCGCCGCTGCGGATGGCTGGATCCGGCCGGTATCAGTCCTGCGGGTCGAGTGCCCAGCGTCGACGCGTCACCTGGTCGCGACGGTTGTCGTGCCCGGCGCCACCGAGGCGCCCAGCATGTCAATGGCCTCGAGTCGCGACGGCGCATCCGCCTGGGTGCGCATCGGCCCACGCGAGATCGCGTTCACGTTGAACCAAAGTGGCTTCCGGCTCAGGGAGTCCAGGGCTTCCGCAGAGCATCACTGA
- a CDS encoding sensor histidine kinase, producing the protein MSRSRAWLGSLYWRIALACLGLLAAGLLIQMVVVVATLSRPSGLRARVTAQLLAKTVAADLQEALEFDPAASVRAVLARHLDNPLPVYFVTVEGNVTGADVDVPGPEAGRVAALAAEHAGGLDRTDLPVGVAAVEVLGQPEGHVVVLPRRPGWAVLRELGPWPLGGAALSAIAIAALLAWLAFAPAHRRLQALEGAATRLGQGDLTARAPEDGADEISRVSRAFNQTADALAAQIQRVTSEQDVRRQLLADVSHELHTPLTTIRGYIETLRMTDLPLSEADRARYLAIVDDEAVRLERLIGDVLDLAKMEAGGQGLKKEVVPIEALWTRLSDRYGPAATAAGVRLVFDAPMFDVDADAGRLEQAISNLVGNAIRFTPVGGEVALSAHALLTGGVRIDVSDTGVGLSAEDQARVFDRFYKQDASRSRTGTGLGLSIVRAIAEAHGGEATVRSTPGHGSTFSVTIPA; encoded by the coding sequence ATGAGCCGATCGCGGGCCTGGCTCGGGTCGCTGTACTGGCGCATCGCGCTGGCGTGCCTGGGCCTGCTCGCCGCCGGCCTCCTGATCCAGATGGTGGTCGTGGTCGCGACGCTGTCGAGGCCCTCCGGCCTGCGGGCGCGGGTCACGGCGCAGCTACTGGCGAAGACGGTCGCCGCCGATCTCCAGGAGGCGCTGGAGTTCGACCCGGCGGCCAGCGTCCGTGCCGTGCTCGCGCGGCATCTGGACAATCCGCTGCCGGTCTACTTCGTCACGGTCGAAGGCAACGTCACCGGTGCGGATGTCGACGTCCCGGGGCCCGAGGCGGGGCGCGTGGCCGCCCTGGCCGCGGAGCATGCGGGCGGGCTCGATCGAACCGACCTGCCGGTGGGGGTCGCCGCGGTAGAGGTCCTCGGTCAGCCTGAAGGACACGTCGTCGTCCTGCCTCGCCGCCCAGGCTGGGCGGTGCTCCGCGAACTCGGCCCCTGGCCACTCGGCGGCGCTGCCCTCAGTGCGATCGCCATCGCCGCGCTCCTGGCATGGCTCGCCTTCGCGCCGGCGCATCGCCGGCTGCAGGCACTCGAGGGCGCGGCGACGCGCCTCGGTCAAGGTGACCTTACGGCCCGCGCGCCCGAGGATGGCGCCGACGAGATCAGTCGCGTGTCCCGGGCGTTCAACCAGACCGCCGATGCGCTCGCGGCGCAGATCCAGCGAGTGACGTCAGAGCAGGATGTGCGACGTCAACTGTTGGCCGACGTGTCCCACGAATTGCACACACCACTGACGACCATCCGTGGCTACATCGAGACGCTGCGGATGACCGACCTCCCGTTGAGCGAAGCCGACCGCGCCCGATACCTGGCGATCGTGGACGACGAGGCGGTGCGCCTCGAACGCCTGATCGGGGACGTGCTGGACCTCGCGAAGATGGAAGCGGGCGGCCAGGGCCTCAAGAAGGAGGTCGTTCCCATCGAAGCGCTGTGGACCCGCCTCAGCGATCGCTACGGACCCGCGGCCACTGCCGCCGGTGTGAGGCTCGTATTCGACGCGCCGATGTTCGACGTCGACGCCGATGCCGGCAGGCTCGAACAGGCGATCTCGAATCTCGTCGGCAACGCCATCCGGTTCACGCCGGTGGGTGGCGAGGTGGCGCTCTCTGCGCATGCCTTGCTCACCGGTGGCGTCCGTATCGACGTGAGCGACACCGGAGTCGGCCTCTCCGCCGAGGACCAGGCGCGGGTGTTCGATCGCTTCTACAAGCAGGATGCCTCACGCAGTCGCACCGGCACAGGCCTGGGCCTGTCGATCGTGCGCGCCATTGCCGAGGCGCACGGCGGCGAGGCGACCGTACGCAGCACACCAGGTCATGGCAGCACCTTCAGCGTCACAATTCCCGCCTGA
- a CDS encoding Spy/CpxP family protein refolding chaperone, which translates to MGGPLGGLLGLHPELPLAALNLTDAQREQVRTILQGHREEGQALMQRGQAALEALRKVTEVTVDEGAAGQQGQALGAVIAEAAVLRSRVRGEIMTILTPEQQAEAAKIQAERELRMKQFRTKRDDRRPVKTPE; encoded by the coding sequence ATGGGCGGGCCTCTGGGTGGACTGCTCGGGTTGCATCCGGAACTGCCGCTGGCGGCGTTGAACCTGACCGATGCCCAGCGCGAGCAGGTGCGGACCATCCTGCAAGGGCACCGCGAAGAGGGCCAGGCCCTGATGCAGCGGGGTCAGGCGGCGCTGGAGGCCTTGCGCAAGGTCACCGAGGTCACCGTCGACGAGGGTGCGGCCGGACAGCAGGGCCAGGCACTCGGGGCGGTCATCGCCGAGGCGGCGGTGCTGCGATCCAGGGTGCGCGGCGAGATCATGACCATCCTCACGCCGGAACAGCAGGCGGAGGCGGCCAAGATCCAGGCCGAACGCGAGTTGCGGATGAAGCAGTTCCGCACGAAGCGGGACGATCGGCGCCCGGTCAAGACGCCCGAATAG
- a CDS encoding response regulator transcription factor — protein MAHVLVVDDEPHIGELVSLHLSFEGHTSDRFLDGRAALEAARAQAYDLFIVDVMLPGLDGVALCRALRQQPSTRRVPVLLLTARRDETDKVLGLDSGADDYLTKPFGVRELMARVRALLRRALPAPHAPGEMPMADVLRRDGLEIDASRHQVTVDGRVIDTTAHEFAVLKVLASNPGIVFSREALIRRAWGPDTHVTERSVDTIVKRLRQKIESNPAEPERLLTVWGVGYKFRDVASA, from the coding sequence ATGGCCCATGTCCTGGTCGTGGATGACGAACCCCATATCGGCGAACTCGTCTCGTTGCATCTCTCGTTCGAGGGCCACACCAGCGATCGCTTCCTCGACGGCCGGGCCGCCCTCGAGGCCGCACGCGCGCAGGCCTACGACCTCTTCATCGTCGACGTGATGCTGCCGGGTCTCGACGGCGTCGCCCTGTGCCGGGCGCTCCGCCAGCAGCCGTCCACCCGTCGCGTGCCCGTCCTCTTGCTGACGGCACGTCGCGACGAGACCGACAAGGTGCTCGGGCTCGACAGTGGCGCCGACGATTACCTCACGAAACCGTTCGGCGTGCGTGAACTCATGGCCCGCGTCCGGGCGCTGCTGCGACGCGCCTTGCCGGCGCCGCACGCTCCCGGCGAGATGCCGATGGCCGACGTCCTGCGTCGCGATGGCCTGGAAATCGACGCGTCGCGCCATCAGGTCACCGTGGACGGTCGCGTCATCGATACCACCGCGCACGAGTTCGCCGTGCTGAAGGTGCTTGCCAGCAATCCCGGCATCGTGTTCTCGCGCGAGGCGCTGATTCGCCGTGCCTGGGGGCCCGACACCCACGTCACCGAGCGCAGCGTCGACACCATCGTCAAGCGCCTGCGCCAGAAGATCGAATCGAATCCGGCCGAACCGGAACGACTGCTCACCGTGTGGGGCGTCGGGTACAAGTTCCGCGACGTGGCCTCGGCATGA
- the pcnB gene encoding polynucleotide adenylyltransferase PcnB: protein MVTPIVVARSEHGLSRQDIDPDALRVLYRLHASNFEAYLVGGSVRDLLLHRRPKDFDIGTSAHPHDVKRLFRNCWIIGRRFRLAHVRFGTKTVEVATFRKQVTGTPEPQEQHFRPDHPDEGELPVVADPGTDVTAEVIDRPIQRDNEYGTPEEDAFRRDFTVNALFYDIGTFSIIDYTGGLEDLDRRLIRCIGDPDVRFVEDPVRMLRALVLAARLDFGVDAAVMDAIERKAPLIGQASSARLLEEYYKILRSGHARSCFDHLADSGLLEHMSPELLNDDGPLTEAFEAVDDYRKRFDDAPDTLSNPILAGTLLLPLGLLRDEGHRYRYHDDWEREAPHMLGQMQVARKDIEKLRHLLSLQKRLLETDAPARVQRALMHRGAFRDALTWLDIHGEHPDVVEHWEALLREEPPAPVQEEEGPRRRRRPRRRRPPGR from the coding sequence GTGGTCACTCCAATTGTCGTCGCGAGGAGCGAACATGGCCTCTCGCGGCAGGACATCGACCCTGATGCCCTCCGCGTCCTGTATCGCCTGCACGCGTCGAACTTCGAGGCATATCTCGTAGGTGGCAGCGTACGCGATCTGCTCCTCCATCGTCGTCCGAAGGACTTCGACATCGGCACGAGCGCTCATCCGCACGACGTCAAGCGCCTCTTCCGCAACTGCTGGATCATCGGGCGCCGTTTCAGGCTCGCGCACGTGCGGTTCGGGACCAAGACGGTCGAGGTCGCGACGTTCCGCAAGCAGGTGACGGGCACGCCGGAACCGCAGGAACAGCATTTCCGCCCCGACCATCCGGACGAGGGCGAGTTGCCTGTCGTCGCGGATCCGGGGACCGACGTCACCGCCGAGGTGATCGATCGGCCGATTCAGCGCGACAACGAGTACGGCACGCCCGAGGAGGACGCCTTCCGGCGTGACTTCACGGTCAATGCGCTGTTCTACGACATCGGCACGTTCTCGATCATCGACTACACCGGCGGACTCGAGGATCTCGACCGGCGATTGATTCGCTGCATCGGCGATCCCGACGTGCGCTTCGTCGAGGACCCCGTCCGGATGCTCCGTGCGCTCGTGCTCGCGGCCCGTCTCGACTTCGGCGTCGATGCCGCCGTGATGGACGCCATCGAGCGGAAGGCGCCGCTCATCGGCCAGGCGTCGTCGGCGCGGCTGCTCGAGGAGTACTACAAGATCCTGCGCAGCGGCCACGCGCGCTCGTGCTTCGACCACCTCGCCGACAGCGGCCTGCTCGAGCACATGTCGCCGGAGTTGCTCAATGACGACGGCCCGCTCACCGAGGCCTTCGAGGCGGTCGACGACTATCGGAAACGTTTCGACGATGCGCCGGATACGTTGAGCAACCCGATTCTCGCCGGGACGTTGCTGTTGCCACTCGGGTTGTTACGCGATGAAGGCCACCGCTACCGGTATCACGACGATTGGGAGCGGGAAGCGCCGCACATGCTGGGACAGATGCAGGTCGCGCGCAAGGACATCGAGAAGCTGCGGCACCTGCTCTCGCTGCAGAAGCGCCTGCTCGAAACCGACGCACCGGCGCGTGTCCAGCGGGCGCTGATGCACCGCGGCGCATTCCGCGACGCGCTGACATGGCTGGACATCCACGGCGAACATCCAGACGTCGTCGAGCACTGGGAAGCGCTGCTGCGGGAGGAACCGCCGGCACCGGTGCAGGAAGAGGAAGGACCGCGCCGACGCCGCCGGCCGCGGCGCCGGCGCCCGCCGGGCCGGTAG
- a CDS encoding MFS transporter has translation MPKTTSWFGWWREAPVDARRALWAAALGWMLDAFDVMLYALVLTAVMGDLGLTKATAGLIGSVTLVAGAVGGVAFGLVADRHGRTKALMGSILMYSVFTALCGLSQTGLQLALFRIGLGLGMGGEWASGAALVAETWPDEHRGKALGLMQSAWAIGYALAAVVTSLVLPVWGWRAVFLVGVLPALFTVWIRRSVREPALWRESVQQTRRGSQVTVHPGSPGPDQGGPLGGPAPGVRGGVGAALAAVVADGRLGLTVALALMNACCLFAWWGFNSWIPAYLSLSPSQGGMGLDARAMAWLVVFMQVGMWFGYVTFGAVADVFGRRRTYVTYLLMAAMLLGLYAQVRSPLVLLLLGPFVAFFGTGYFTGFGIVTAESYPTAVRATAQGLTYNTGRLASAAAPFVVGSLADQRGFTAAFSVVALAFLVAAAWWIVIPETRGRSVRASAA, from the coding sequence GTGCCCAAGACGACGAGCTGGTTCGGGTGGTGGCGAGAGGCGCCGGTCGATGCCAGGCGGGCGCTCTGGGCCGCGGCGCTCGGCTGGATGCTCGACGCATTCGACGTGATGCTCTACGCGCTGGTGCTGACCGCGGTCATGGGTGACCTCGGCCTGACCAAGGCCACGGCCGGGCTCATCGGGTCGGTGACGCTCGTGGCTGGGGCTGTCGGTGGCGTTGCGTTCGGCCTCGTGGCGGATCGCCACGGTCGCACCAAGGCACTGATGGGCAGCATCCTCATGTACTCGGTCTTCACGGCGCTGTGTGGGTTATCGCAGACCGGCCTGCAACTCGCGCTGTTCCGGATCGGGCTTGGCCTCGGCATGGGCGGCGAATGGGCGAGTGGCGCGGCGCTGGTGGCCGAGACGTGGCCGGACGAGCACCGCGGCAAGGCGCTCGGCCTGATGCAGAGCGCGTGGGCGATCGGGTACGCGCTGGCGGCGGTCGTGACGAGTCTCGTGTTGCCGGTGTGGGGCTGGCGCGCGGTGTTCCTCGTCGGAGTGTTGCCGGCGCTTTTCACGGTGTGGATCAGGCGGTCGGTGCGCGAACCCGCGTTGTGGCGTGAGTCGGTGCAGCAGACTCGGCGCGGTTCGCAAGTCACCGTTCACCCTGGCAGTCCAGGTCCGGACCAGGGCGGACCGCTGGGTGGCCCGGCTCCCGGCGTGCGCGGCGGTGTTGGCGCCGCGCTGGCGGCGGTCGTGGCCGACGGACGTCTCGGCCTCACGGTGGCGCTGGCGCTGATGAATGCCTGCTGCCTGTTTGCCTGGTGGGGATTCAACTCGTGGATTCCGGCCTACCTGTCGCTGTCGCCTTCGCAGGGCGGCATGGGGCTCGACGCACGGGCCATGGCCTGGCTCGTCGTCTTCATGCAGGTCGGCATGTGGTTCGGGTATGTCACGTTCGGGGCCGTCGCCGACGTCTTCGGACGCAGGCGCACGTACGTCACCTATCTCCTCATGGCGGCAATGCTCCTGGGCCTGTACGCGCAGGTCCGGTCGCCCTTGGTGCTCCTGTTGCTCGGACCGTTCGTGGCGTTCTTCGGCACTGGCTACTTCACCGGGTTCGGCATCGTCACGGCCGAGTCGTATCCCACGGCGGTGCGGGCGACCGCGCAGGGGCTGACCTACAACACGGGTCGATTGGCGAGCGCGGCGGCGCCCTTCGTCGTCGGCTCCCTGGCGGATCAGCGCGGGTTCACGGCAGCCTTCAGCGTCGTCGCCCTGGCCTTCCTGGTGGCTGCGGCGTGGTGGATCGTGATCCCGGAGACACGCGGGCGATCGGTCAGAGCATCAGCAGCGTGA